A genomic region of Trifolium pratense cultivar HEN17-A07 linkage group LG3, ARS_RC_1.1, whole genome shotgun sequence contains the following coding sequences:
- the LOC123918238 gene encoding E3 ubiquitin-protein ligase SDIR1 isoform X1: MSFVFRGARADLENGFPGFIPERRALRVHAARPSNSNSLTFLVTVLLLFMILNSHQMSPNFLLWLVLGVFLMATMLRMYATCQQLQAQAQAHAAAASGLLGHTELRLHMPPSIALASRGRLQGLRLQLALLDREFDDLDYETLRALDSDNVSTAPSMTEEEINALPVHKYKVSGPQKSGPSIQQASPSTSAEQKTQDNSKAVGNTKASDDELTCSVCLEQVNVGDVLRSLPCLHQFHANCIDPWLRQQGTCPVCKFRAGSGWHENGHHDIADMV, encoded by the exons ATGAGTTTTGTTTTTCGAGGAGCAAGAGCTGATTTAGAAAATGGGTTTCCAGGATTTATACCTGAGAGGCGCGCGTTG CGTGTTCATGCAGCACGTCCTAGTAATTCCAACTCACTCACTTTTCTCGTAACAG TTCTCCTGTTATTCATGATACTGAACTCTCACCAGATGTCACCAAATTTTCTG CTCTGGCTAGTGCTTGGTGTTTTCTTGATGGCTACAATGCTAAGGATGTATGCAACATGTCAACAGCTTCAAGCACAGGCCCAAGCTCATGCAGCAGCAGCCAGTGGCCTTCTTGGTCACACAGAACTACGGTTGCATATGCCTCCATCAATAGCACTGGCAAGCCGAGGGCGTCTGCAGGGTCTCAGACTTCAGCTGGCACTTCTTGATCGGGAGTTTGATGATCTAG ATTATGAAACTTTAAGAGCTCTGGATTCGGATAATGTTTCTACTGCACCTTCGATGACTGAGGAAGAGATAAATGCTCTTCCTGTCCACAAATACAAGGTTTCTGGTCCCCAAAA AAGTGGTCCCTCAATTCAACAAGCATCACCCTCCACTTCTGCTGAG CAAAAGACACAGGATAATTCAAAGGCGGTTGGAAACACGAAAGCCTCCGATGATGAGCTCACTTGCAGTGTATGCTTGGAGCAAGTTAATGTTGGAGATGTACTTCGTAGCTTGCCCTGCTTGCATCAG tttCATGCTAATTGTATTGATCCCTGGCTGCGGCAACAAGGGACGTGCCCTGTCTGCAAATTTCGAGCAGGATCTGGATGGCATGAAAATGGACATCATGATATTGCAGACATGGTTTGA
- the LOC123918238 gene encoding E3 ubiquitin-protein ligase SDIR1 isoform X2, with product MSFVFRGARADLENGFPGFIPERRALRVHAARPSNSNSLTFLVTVLLLFMILNSHQMSPNFLLWLVLGVFLMATMLRMYATCQQLQAQAQAHAAAASGLLGHTELRLHMPPSIALASRGRLQGLRLQLALLDREFDDLDYETLRALDSDNVSTAPSMTEEEINALPVHKYKVSGPQKSGPSIQQASPSTSAETQDNSKAVGNTKASDDELTCSVCLEQVNVGDVLRSLPCLHQFHANCIDPWLRQQGTCPVCKFRAGSGWHENGHHDIADMV from the exons ATGAGTTTTGTTTTTCGAGGAGCAAGAGCTGATTTAGAAAATGGGTTTCCAGGATTTATACCTGAGAGGCGCGCGTTG CGTGTTCATGCAGCACGTCCTAGTAATTCCAACTCACTCACTTTTCTCGTAACAG TTCTCCTGTTATTCATGATACTGAACTCTCACCAGATGTCACCAAATTTTCTG CTCTGGCTAGTGCTTGGTGTTTTCTTGATGGCTACAATGCTAAGGATGTATGCAACATGTCAACAGCTTCAAGCACAGGCCCAAGCTCATGCAGCAGCAGCCAGTGGCCTTCTTGGTCACACAGAACTACGGTTGCATATGCCTCCATCAATAGCACTGGCAAGCCGAGGGCGTCTGCAGGGTCTCAGACTTCAGCTGGCACTTCTTGATCGGGAGTTTGATGATCTAG ATTATGAAACTTTAAGAGCTCTGGATTCGGATAATGTTTCTACTGCACCTTCGATGACTGAGGAAGAGATAAATGCTCTTCCTGTCCACAAATACAAGGTTTCTGGTCCCCAAAA AAGTGGTCCCTCAATTCAACAAGCATCACCCTCCACTTCTGCTGAG ACACAGGATAATTCAAAGGCGGTTGGAAACACGAAAGCCTCCGATGATGAGCTCACTTGCAGTGTATGCTTGGAGCAAGTTAATGTTGGAGATGTACTTCGTAGCTTGCCCTGCTTGCATCAG tttCATGCTAATTGTATTGATCCCTGGCTGCGGCAACAAGGGACGTGCCCTGTCTGCAAATTTCGAGCAGGATCTGGATGGCATGAAAATGGACATCATGATATTGCAGACATGGTTTGA